In Actinomycetota bacterium, a single window of DNA contains:
- a CDS encoding ATP-binding cassette domain-containing protein has product TIFALLGPNGAGKTTIVRILSTLLKPDAGTATVAGFDVATHPADVRESISLTGQFAAVDEILTGRENLILMARLRRVKDAAQTADDLLARFQLMDAAKRRVATYSGGMRRRLDIAMSLIGNPPVIFLDEPTTGLDPQARIEVWTGVKELAGQGTTVLLTTQYLDEAEQLADRITILHEGRIIANGTLAELKQLLPPAKVEYVEKQPTLEDVFLAIVGAAGKDGDVGQTPATTAASAPTSKEQR; this is encoded by the coding sequence ACGATCTTCGCACTGCTCGGCCCGAACGGCGCGGGAAAGACGACGATCGTGCGCATCCTGTCCACGCTGCTCAAGCCCGACGCGGGGACGGCCACCGTCGCCGGCTTCGACGTCGCCACGCACCCGGCGGACGTGCGGGAGTCCATCAGCCTCACCGGGCAGTTCGCCGCCGTCGACGAGATCCTCACCGGGCGCGAGAACCTGATCCTGATGGCCCGGCTGCGGCGCGTGAAGGACGCCGCCCAGACTGCGGATGACCTGCTGGCCCGCTTCCAGCTCATGGATGCGGCCAAGCGGAGGGTGGCGACGTACTCCGGAGGCATGCGCCGCCGCCTGGACATCGCCATGAGCCTCATCGGGAACCCACCGGTGATCTTCCTGGACGAGCCGACCACCGGGCTCGACCCTCAGGCGCGCATCGAAGTGTGGACCGGCGTCAAGGAGCTCGCCGGACAGGGCACGACGGTGCTGCTCACCACGCAGTACCTGGACGAGGCCGAACAGCTGGCCGACCGGATCACGATCCTCCACGAGGGTCGGATCATCGCCAACGGCACCCTCGCCGAGCTCAAGCAGCTGCTCCCGCCCGCCAAGGTCGAGTACGTCGAAAAGCAGCCGACCCTCGAGGACGTCTTCCTCGCCATCGTCGGTGCCGCCGGCAA